The following are encoded together in the Mustela nigripes isolate SB6536 chromosome 11, MUSNIG.SB6536, whole genome shotgun sequence genome:
- the LOC132027274 gene encoding zinc finger protein 227-like — protein MDYLTIEAEEEVLPATIAEDASLPQKQNTEEMEPTVELLPVEFQELVTVKDEEMDFTHVEEEQLNSAQRYMGMDMKVENCGSLVFWGKEVIL, from the exons ATGGATTATCTGACCATTGAAGCTGAGGAAGAAG TCCTTCCAGCCACGATCGCTGAGGATGCCTCTCTGCCCCAAAAACAGAACACAGAAGAAATGGAACCTACTGTTGAGCTACTTCCTGTTGAGTTCCAG GAACTGGTGACAGTCAAGGATGAGGAAATGGACTTCACTCATGTGGAAGAAGAACAGCTGAATTCTGCCCAAAGGTACATGGGCATGGATATGAAAGTGGAGAATTGTGGGAGCCTGGTATTTTGGGGTAAGGAAGTTATTCTGTAA